DNA from Daucus carota subsp. sativus chromosome 1, DH1 v3.0, whole genome shotgun sequence:
TAGTCTAACAATTAGAAAACAACAAATTCATGGCATGATATTATAGCATAAATGTCTATGCGCAGCACGCATTGCTGTATTAAAATGTTTAGCAAATTACAGGCTTGAAATTAGCATTGTGTAGTTTTTAACTTAGTCGTAGATGTATTATGATTAAACAATAATGTGTTAGAATGAAATGGCAATAGTCCCTTCTTTTCAGACTTATGCAGTATTGCTGGACAATTGCATATAGACTCACACATCCTAACCCGTCCTAGAGTTCATAACACTTGTTCACTGAAATTATAAGATTTAGTTTATCGCATATGtaccaaaataatttaattttcacaCCACTAAACTAATACTATTTAAATTTCAACAAATACCAACACCACAGATAAGAATGGAAGAAGTTTATTCAATAGATAAAACAGTAAATATGAAGCAAAATACTATTCGGCAAGGACATCTTTCTCTTTCTAATTATTTCATCCAATTTGCTGTTTAGTAAGACATATATGTACTTTGTGTTAATAAAGTTTCAAGAACATGCATAGAGAGAGGTCAGAGACTATGAATACTATATAGTTTGTGTACTATTTTCATGCTCTACAGAGTAGTAAAACCTTAACTTAATTGACTTCTCTGTGGCCGAAATGCCTTGTGATAATCAGAATTGTGCCAGGCTTATACACACTACCTTACACGTGCTCCAATCGCGTGCATATTCCACACTTAACATAAATAATGACCATGAACCAttggggtgtgtgtgtgtgtgtgtgtgtgtgtgggggggggggggggggggggggttgcgGAGGCAGGAGTTATAAGCATAACACTATCTCATGTCAGATAGCAGTACACTGCATGAACAGCTTATTAAGTGTGTTTCTAATAATCTTAGGGACTGTTAGATTGAACGAAGTTAATGGAGTGCTGAATGATTAAGTCCTTTGAATTATACTGTGGCTCTGTATGGAGTATGGATATATGCTGCATGAGACGCGTTCGTTCTGCATGAAAAACCTGAACTGAGATTTTCAGATTTATTTACTCggaaaaatacaaatttaaatttagcaattcaaattacattatagatttatagtataaaaatattaatttgcaTTATGTTGAGCTTATAAGTGACGTAAAAGTTTATGTTATAGTAACAATAATTTAATCTATTCAGGATGCATCCAGAGGACATACATAATTCAGATGCTGGATTTTTCTCTCAAACAACATATGATTTTGAATAGATAGGAGGCTATGTACATACAGGGGCATTAATGTAAATAGATTAATTATCATGCTAATGGTAATTTGCCTAATGTTAGTAATTGACAAATGATTCCAAagccaaaaaaattagaatactAGTGCAACAAACAGAGAAGGATCAGATATAAGTACCCTAAGATCCAATCCACAAAAAGCAGCCATAGCCCCTCCCATCGAATGGCCTGTGACCATGATCTGGAGGTCTCCATATAACTCCCTTGCACTTTTAACAGCACTTAAAATTCCTGGGCGAACAGTTGTGTTGTGGTAAGCAGAATAAAATCCATGATGCACctgaaaaacataaaaaatatgaatacaaCAACTTTAATTGACCGAAAAGAATTGCATAAACCAAATCCCTTGCAGCACGTACCATTGCATCAGAGGTGCCGGGATAATTACAGTCTAGCTGCTTCCAATATAGATCTTCAATCCAGTTTTGTATACTGAAAACAATTTATAGACAGAAAACAGCATATAATGCTTAAGATTGTTTAAAAGCTATAGATACCATTAGATACCACTAAAACATAGAATAGAAGACATTCTGAGCATGTATATTACAAACTCAAGGACCCAATCAAGGGACTGCACAAGCATGCATATTTGAAAATGTTCTGCAGAAAATTAAAAGTAGACCTTGTACCATATATGCTAAACAAAtgcttaaattaaattatttcataacCATCTGTTATGTTTTTCTCTCACTTTCCCAAGGGTGAGAGGATACCATGCTATCTAGGTACATTAACAAATGAAAAAAGCACTCCACATGAATAGCATCCATTAAAAATCCTGATATAACACCTAATATCATCTTTGCTAAGTGTCATACATATTTTTCGAttggaaaaaaaacaaacattAAGCTCAGTATGCTCCTATTCGAGACTCATTCATTTTCTAGAACTCTAGAAGCCATCAGGCATTGACCATATTTTCGAGATCAAAAGGAGAAAGTAACAAGAAAAACATATGAAAAATGTCATTATCTTTATGAGAACGTGAAAAGAAGCACCATCTCAGGGAGTTTCTTTTTTCATTATATGTCGTAGGAAAATAGAAACAATTCTTCTTACTTTCATCCTATTACAAGATTCACGAGTTATCAATGTTTCATGATAATTTTAAAGCCTTTTGTGGCAACACTCAATATATCTTGAAGTcagataataatatattcaaattaaacaGAGGGACTACCATTCCTATAatttaagagaataattcaagtTATAATTTGCATACGGTCGTCCCTTGTTAGCATCTAATATTGTATGTCCTTTCATACTCTCAACACTCAGATATTTCATTCAATATCAATCTACTGATATAAAATTGTCCTGAAAGATTTATTTTCATTCAATTATCTCCTTTCATTTCATGCTACAGGTTTAAACCTAGCTATGTGCACAACAAAAATAGTAATATGTCAAGATCAAAATGCATTCTTGCTTCATAGCAAATTTATACACAATAAAATTCTGTCAACTTGTCAgctcataaaaaatttaagtatCTGTCTTTGGAAAACAATGAAgcaaataaatgataaaaatattaccACAGATTCCAACCTGCTTTCTTGAGTGCCTCTAAATGCAATTACAATAGCATCGAGATCCTTTGCAACCCCAACAAATGCCtgcaatatatatttaagtgtcaGACTTTGGTAGATGTTGAAAAAAAGTGAGCAGTTACGTTCTTCTCCCCTACGAGAGTATGGTATGAATATGCACCTGCAAGCACGCCTGGACATCGACAATCAACTCTATCATTTCAAATCCCTGTTTCACGACAAACATTAGCAAAACTTGTTAATCctttaacataaaaaaaaaaggtctAGATAATGTCAATATTAAGATTTATCTACCATAGACACTTGGTAAGTTAACTTGACCATGCACATTTGTACTGTCAATCAGTGATCACAATACCTTTGTAAGGCCATTACATCTTTCGCATGTCCAAGTAAATAGTTCTGTCAAGTCTGACATGTATACCTGCAAGAACAAAGTTGTACCTGATTATACACTAATTAATCACTTAATTGCCTTcaattatatacacataaaaaaaTCTCTGGATAATACTCATCAAATGCATTATTTCTAGGGCAATAGACCAGATTTATGAACTGATCCTTCCGCTCCATTATTTATTCTAGGTAAAGTATTCTAATCTATATTGGTCCCCCCTTCTCTTTTTTGTCCCAATCAATCTTGATTTGACCCATTCCGATCAGATGGATTCTCCGTAGTCATAATTCATTCAGttttaatcatatattaataataactcAACGTCCTAACTCatgtaatatgttatatatgacTATATATTCTAtagaattatttaaaaaattatttattgtaCATATGTAACTAATATTGTTCACTTGTACCAATGATATTGAACTtgcattttctttttcaatcCTTGAATACCCGAAAAAACCCAATTCTTTTCGAAACCCGATGGattatttggatttggatattggGTTTTGGGTTTGGACTTGGATTGCTTTTATTTTAAAACCcgaaaatatttgaattaagaTTTGTATTTCACAAAACGGATCCAAACCCCAACCCATCGGCATCCCTGTGATGGCATACACTTTTTTTGCCCACAGGGTGAAAGAaacttcaaatttttaatgCGGCATCATATAAAATAACCAGTTATAACAAATTATCAACAGTGAGAGATGCCTTATATTAGcaaacaagaaaaagaaaatactaCATATTCGGAGACAGAAAAAAATCGGCCTATTCATGGACGAGaccaagaagaagaaaaaattgaCCACAGGGTGAAAGAAACTTTATACCATGGTATGACATTTGACCCCACATCCACCTTCAGTgatttaaaattgattttaaaaagaAGAGGGAATGTCACTAACCGCAGAAGAATACTCCACAAGTATTGTCGCGAGCGTGTGATTGTATATTGCTGGTAAAGCATACTTGCTCTTGACATTAAGTTCTGCAACCATCCGAAAACTGAAATTAGGATGCACCAATATGGTTTGGGAGTAAATGACCAAGCGTAAATAATTGCAATGTTTCTAGTTACTCAAGTTTAAGTGTCTACTAATAACTGATTATCGGTAAGCATCCTGCCAAAACTTACCTTTATCAAATGCAATACCATGTTCAAGTAATATAAACATGTTTATATGTCATCCTTTCATTTCAGATTGACCCTCACTCATTTTTATCTCTACtatcatatataaacatatgtGCTCGAAATGCTGAGCAGCGGACGAATAAAAGTTTTTCCTTTTAGTAGTTTTTAGTAAGTAGGCACAGCATTATAGAAGGCAATAGAACTATAGAAACAAATGGTTGTACAattgataatatttaaattgacCCTTAATGCTTTTTTAACTTGCGCACATTcagatgaaatatatatatatgaacaataCAACAACCAATGGATGTTGATCATATCAACCCAATTTATTAGGTATGCCATTAAGCTACTTAGTTGTCTACTTCCACATTGAACTATTATGATATGTTATTGTACATTGTACAGTGTAACTAATTATAACCATTAAACTTATTgtagtgaaaaaataaatttaaaccgAGTCCAGATTGTTTGTGTAtgcatattaaatattaattgtatTGTAAATCTGTGTTGCTTGGACTCTTCCAAAAACCCTGCCGTACCCGTGTCTACAGGACACGACACTGACACCGACACTTGGATCCGGATCCTAATACCATCTGGAAAATGGACACTTCATCttagataatatataataacctatctctaattatttgttttaaagtataatttaaccCTTAAACTTTTGACATTGTCCctattataaatttatgtaaataCATATTTGTGTTCATTGGTCATTAAATATATGCATCTGTTAGACTAGGAGATCATGTTCTAAACCACTTCCTTAACTTCAGCAATTATTCTGAGTTGAATTAACTCCATAGGAAGCGTTAAAGATATGCACCTTTAAGTCTTCTTCTTCCACACGAGTGTACAGTAAACACATAGAATTGCTGCTAAATGTAATTGCAGCGTCTCACACTATTCGTGGTGTCTTACATTCAAATGACTGACATGGTAGGAGATTAGGAGGGGCAGAAAAGATGAAAGTGTGACTGCATAAATATCCTTCATCCTGCATACTTATGTGACCCATGATATTGTCTTTGATCTTAAACTAATAACACAATATCAAACCCTCCTAAAACCATGGGCGTTAAAAATAAAAGCCAACTTATTAAATAGTACCAGACCTCTTTAAGTAGTGGGAACCCCATATCTCAATTTTAATTTGGAAACCAAAGTTTAATTGCCCTAAAGATAGAGTCTCGTTGCTCACTCTTGAATCCCTTATATGAGATTTAAGTGCGGAGACTTatcaacacacacacatatatacatataaaagtcCTTATCCTTATTTAAACGCCTTGAAGTTTCGGAAGAATCATCAACTCAATAAAACTTCTACCAAGTCGTTTGCAATTACTTTATCGAAAGCCAAAAAGTTATTGAACCAAATACAGACAATGTAGCACAAACAATTAATCTTCACTTCTTTAAACACCTAACTCAAAATCCCTAACAACTTTAATGCATTCAAGCAGCAGACAATAACAAATTATAATGAcacaaaaatccaaaaataaataaattaagttacCTCGGGCAACACAAAGTGAAATTAAGCAAATTACGATCACGCATGCCAACAATCTCCTTCTTTCCATCAATCTGCagtaataatcaaaatatgatAGTAGGAGTATATATCACATCTACTGGTCAACTCATGAATTTTAGCGTTTTAAAAAGACTTAATCACACAATATACAAAGTTCAAAACTCAAATTCAGTACCGTGAAAGACAATCACTAACTCCGGCCACAGTCCGATCAACTTTCCGGCGAAAATATTTTCACGGCGAAGAGCGGTGTGATATGCAGCAACTTGCAGGGAGGGAAAGATGAGCCAGATGTATTTATATTGTTTCCGATTAAGGCAGTATATATCTTTAACTAATAGtgaaatttactttatgccagtGGAGAGCATTCATTGAGGGGAGTTGGGGTTGGTATTATGTAATTATGAGGGGTATTAGTGGAAGTATGGTTGTCGCGTGTGGGAGAAAGAAGCACGTGGAAGTAACAGATTGGATAAGAGCGTTGGAAAAGTGGGGCTAAAGAGTTGTTTGGATTTGAATAATCTAATCCGTGTTATGGCTTCTAAACTCCTTGCTGGATAAGATAAAAGTGGGATGGGCCTGGACGTGGCAAACTGAGATAGTTACAGTATCATGGTTTTTAAAGGTGAattcaatttttcttttcttcgaAAAGATAATACTCCCTTagtttctttattcttttctcgtttTATATGTCGGGATTGTTCATAACatgtctaatctataagactaaatatagtcgtgagtgatcttgttagattcgtattcacgagtactttaatataatgaagtttttatatttaataccaatacgaaattaatgatattaaagatgtgtattggcaaacgtgcTGAAAGGAAACAAAAAAATGATAAGAGAccgagggagtactatttatgtaaaaatatatatcatattttaattttaatacatttttcTATTACAATTTCAGATATGTATAtaaccttcttttttttttaaagacatCATCAACTTGGTGAGTTGGGCAAATATTTCATGTAATATCACTTGATTGGATACGAATTATAACATTATAAATGCTCGATTTTAATAGACATTCATCATAATTTATAAacgtttaaattaataataaacttaaaacatattaatatatctgattttttacaaataaattatttgaaaaatacaaaatcacTTAGTCATTAGAAATTGGAGTTCTCTTCCTtaacattaatatttcatatatcttttacacaaatatattattttttaaccaTTTTGAGAAAGTCAACGATCAGagttaaaataatatcatattcaAACATAGTTgtaatatcatatttaattttagttgtgtGTTCGGAAAAAGTtcgaaaatatgaatatttttataaattttatttttatataaatcattGTGGCTTATAATTTATGGCCAGCACAGATTAAatcgaatttttttattagaagATGATgtctttttatttgattatattatcatttttatatacttatttaaataggtaaaatagattttttcaccactcaacttattgtgtatttagaaatttaccgctaaactataatttttttcttttttgtcactaatgttaggttcagattttttttgtcactaacattaggttcggatttgattattaacattatgttattctttttaatattattaaaatatagtggtagtttGCAATATTATGGTTATCTGATatgtgtttatatctttatatgtagtactccatatgtgcTCCTGCTCCAGGTAGTTTACCTATTGGAGGACGAGAGtctgacacacattttaaggctcttaaaatatttagtttcataaattattttattttttctatgaataaaaaattaacgtttgaatttttatgcacaaaaagaaaatatcaaattgaagttatagaactatgtttcaTAAGAAGCGtgtcaaataataataacataaatgagTGATAAAATGGGGAAAATTTGTGCTCTCAAAATTCAGAACATGCTCTTTAAGGGATCGGATTGGTATACGAAGTGTTAAAATCGGCCCATcatgatttattattattattactattttaatattcataCCATAAattcagtgttgtaaaaaatgGGAATCGGACTTGGTCGGTGAAGACACCGTCCAGAGATTAATGGGGTAAGCGGGGATTAATCAGaatgattaatcggataattaatc
Protein-coding regions in this window:
- the LOC108226062 gene encoding lipase, which produces MERRRLLACVIVICLISLCVARELNVKSKYALPAIYNHTLATILVEYSSAVYMSDLTELFTWTCERCNGLTKGFEMIELIVDVQACLQAFVGVAKDLDAIVIAFRGTQESSIQNWIEDLYWKQLDCNYPGTSDAMVHHGFYSAYHNTTVRPGILSAVKSARELYGDLQIMVTGHSMGGAMAAFCGLDLRVNFGVHNVQVMTFGQPRIGNAAFATYYSKLVPFTTRVTNEHDMVPHLPPYFYLFPGKTYHHFPREVWLHNLGFGTLVYQIETVCDSSGEDPTCSRSVSGNSIADHLTYYGVEMGCDAEVACKMVMHPALAAYSKTDEAGNFVLSRDGAISVLRINRESDAQSTTS